The genome window GCCGGGAGCCGGCGACCCGCAGATCGCCGCCGGCATCGACGATGACGTCGGTCATTCCCCGCGCCGCGAGGACGTCCATCGCGCGGTCAACAGCCCACCCCTTGGCGATCGCACCCAGATCTAGCCCCATCCCAGGCAATGTGAATCCCACTGAGCCATCACCCTGATCTAGAACAAGCTTTCTGTATCCCACCTTTGCCACAGCGTCGCGCAGCTCGGTCACGCTCGGTCTTCGCCCACCCTCATCGAATCCCCAGAGTTTCGAGAGTGGCCAGACCGTTACGTCGAATGCGCCGCCGCTCGCCTCGCTGAAGCTCGCCGCCTCCCGGATCAGTTGGAAAATATCCTTTTCCACCGGGACCTTGGCGCGAAAGCCTTCCCGGTTGACCCTGGAGATCAGGCTGTCCGTCCGATGACTGCTCAAGAGAGCGTCGATCCTCTCGATCTCGGCGAAGGCCGCCTGAATGGCAGCCATCGCCTCCTTCTCCTCACGGCTGGCAACGGTGATCTCGACCACTGTCCCCATGAGGGCCCGCGAATCGCGAAAGAGTCGCTCTTCACCACTCGTGGCAAAAGATGCCGGCGAAAGAAGCGCCGTCACACCCACTGACGCGGAGACTATCGGCAAAATCAGGTGTTTCACGAACCACCGGTCAAACGAGCCCAATGAGCGCCGTGCCGCGGACCGACTCACGGCCATCAGCGCCGTCAGGCCCCCATAAACGCCCGAACCGCCTCGACGAGGGGCCGGAGGTCGAGATCGGGCGTGCCAACCGACATCGCGAGCACCGGGACTCCCCTGCGGGCCGCCTCCGCGACGGGTCCGCTCGCGGGCTCGCCCTCGGGAGGCGCCCCCACAGCCACGATGTAGTCCGCCGCAGCCGCGAGGCGCTGATCGCGCTCCGGGCGCTTTCCGAGCATGGCCGCCGCTGCGACCAGCACGGTGAAGCGCTCCTCGGCGAGCGCGAGCGCCCCGGCGCCCTCGACGAGCACCGCCGGCGCCCCGGCCAGGCGCTGGCGCATGCCATCCCAGACCTCTGCCACGCGGTCGCGCGGGCCCACGATCCGCGCCACCAGGGAGGCCCCGCTCGCCGCGAAGCGCGCCGTGTCCTTCCCCGGCTCACCCGCCCCCCACTCCACGCGAGGCGCCTCCTCCCGGGGCGAGATCTTGACGGCCGCAAGGCCGGGCAACGAACGTAGGATGGCGCAGGCCACCCCGGTCTTGCCGGAGTCGCTCGCCGAACCGACGACGGCGATCACCCTCACGGATCCCTCCTTGCGCGGGCGCGTCCCGCGGAAGGCCCATGATACTATGCGCGGCGAGGCGTTCGCGCAGCGGGGCGCGAGTGCAGGGGGCTCGCCCCGGGGAGGTGCGTTCCATGACCGCCCGCTATGCCGACGTCGCCCTGCGACTCGCCCTGCCCGAGGCGCTGCAGTTCGCCATCCCGGAGGAGCTGCGCGGCAGGGTGCGCCCCGGCCAGCGGGTGCTCGTGCCGCTGCGGGGCGGTCGCGACGTCGGCTACGTCGTCGGGCTCTCGGACGAGCCGAAGGTGCAGGCGGTGCGCCCCATCGAGCGGCTGCTGGACGCCGAACCCCAGCTCCCCGCCGACGTGCTCGAGCTGATCCTCGCCGTCTCCCGCCACTACCTCGCGCCCGTCGGCCTCGTGCTGCGCGCCGCGGTGCCGCGCTCGGTCCACTACGAGGG of bacterium contains these proteins:
- a CDS encoding FAD:protein FMN transferase, coding for MVEITVASREEKEAMAAIQAAFAEIERIDALLSSHRTDSLISRVNREGFRAKVPVEKDIFQLIREAASFSEASGGAFDVTVWPLSKLWGFDEGGRRPSVTELRDAVAKVGYRKLVLDQGDGSVGFTLPGMGLDLGAIAKGWAVDRAMDVLAARGMTDVIVDAGGDLRVAGSRPGKGFWRIGVQDPRDSGSLLFTLDLTDTAIVTSGDYERFFEEDGVRYHHILDPTTGMPACGCRSVTVLAPTAAEADASATAAFVLGAQRGVAFLRSRPGVRGVIVDGAGSLHWSDAALEALARGLRRP